Sequence from the Argentina anserina chromosome 7, drPotAnse1.1, whole genome shotgun sequence genome:
TTTAGTTAGTTGGAATGTTTTACTGAGGAATGGAGACTCAAGAAATAGGAATGCAAATCAACTGTCACCCAAGATTGCCTACTAAAGAACCAAAAACTAATTCAGTTTCATAAGACAGTTGTTATATTGTTGGGTTATTTATGTATCATATTTAATAGGATAGTACTTATTCATTGGAAAACATTGCATCGTATAGCGAAGGAAATAGAGTTGATAGTCATATTTTCTGGGGATAGTTATCACTGAACTAGGCATTGTTTAGAATTTATAACGTGAATTGTTAATTGCAGGTATTATATGATAATGGCGGCTGCAATTACATTGCCTACCTATCCAAGAGGTGTTAAGCTATTATCTTCTGAGTGTGTTGGTTCCAGAGTTGTGATGCTGGGTCTTTATGCAATGTCTTACAAACCTACTAGTAATTTTGGGCACGAGAATAATTCTCGCTGCTGTTTCTTCTGCGTACCTGATCCTCTTCTAATCAACAATTTCAAGTAAGTCACTCTGAAAATTGGATTTGTGATAGGACCTTAACATGTGGTGTAGTGTTCATGAAAAGAAAGTGATTGAGATATTCCACTATGGTATCTATTTGACTATTATCACAAActtctttcttctcctttttctgGCATTAAAATGTTTAAGACCTGAAATTTATGAGCCTATAATTGAGTGCGCCAAAAGATAATATTTCAGATTATTGAACTTTTCCTGTGGTATAATTTCTTCTGTTCTGTTGAACTGTACAGGAGAATTTCATGGTCAGTCAGAAGCAGTGTAGATAACAATGGGTCTAACCCATCTCCAACAAATGGCACTACAGGCACAACACGATGAATTAGGGTTATTAGAGAAATTCAATCCAAGTTAGGTGCCAGAATTGGAGAGATAAGGAGAGGTTTGCCCATGAAAATACTCTTCTTCCTAGTGGGGTTCTATTGTTCAACTGCTTATTCCACTGTTATTGGGCAAACTGGAGACTGGGACATTCTCTCTGCTGCCTTTGCCATGCTCATCGTGGAGGGGATTGGGGCCCTCATGTACAAGGCTTCTCTTCCGTTATTGGAGAAGACTAGAAGCCTGATAACCAAGTTTAATTATTGGAAAGCTGGGCTTGTGATGGGTCTCTTCTTAGATTCAtttaaatatgaaatcgatGACATTTTCGGATTCAGCAACCCCTTCAGCTTTGTACTAGATGCATTATCAGTAATCCTTTAGAAAATGGCTCTTTCAATTGCTACTCACAGATGTGTTTATCATTCAGGGATTGAGAAATGTGATTGGTGAACATAAGTTGACCTGACTACAATGGCGGAGCAACATGTTGACCCATTTCAGAAAATAGAAGAGGCCAGAGAGTTAATAGGGTGACACAGATAAAAGTGGCCTTCCTGCCCATGATTAACAAATATATTGTAGCTCCTGACACCATTGGAACTTTCTTCTGATGACTGAATTCTCTTCACTTGGCTTATGTAAAAAGTCTGCTGCTTCGAAATATGGTCACGAATACATGCTTCATTCTGTTGGAGACAGCAAGATGTCAAAAAATAAGATAAGCGGGAATGCTCGAAGTGGATCGAGCAATATGTGCTTCCAGTCCAGCTGCTTACAATAATTCTCAGTCTGTTAATCTGGATATAGCACCTGATTGAAAGGCTAAACGACACTATTGGTTGGTAGCTCTTCAGTTAAGTGGGAAGATTTTGCATATTGGTGTGAACATTATAGCATACATCTTATAATTGTCCAGAGTTGTTTTAAGAAAGTCATGAGATTGCGCATGTTAGATCTCTGCAGCCAGTCTTGAAATTTGATGAAGATGGTCTGGCATTCGAGAGGGCAGGTACAAATAATGTATGGAAGATTGTTTCGTCCACACTGATAATGGTGAAACAGCCTTAAAAATTGGATCGTAATTAAATTTGGCTTTGCTTTCCAGGTCAGCTTCCGTTTGGTCCATCTCATCCCAGTACAAACTGCTTAAGACATTGGCCACATATTTGGTTGTTCAGTTACTTGAGCAGTAGTATGTGTAAGTTCTTTACAGAAAAGGCAAAGAATTTTTATCTATCTGATATACTATACTGAATTAACAAACTACACATAGTGGACAGCTTCGTTGATATATTCAGAAGTATCTTTCTCATATATTTAGCTTTTGGATGCTTAATAATCGTTTGATGCATTCTGTTTACTTCTAATTGCTTAAATATGACTATCCGGTGAAGTCCTGACCGGGTCAAAAGAGTGCGCATACCTTCACCAGTATTAACTGCTGGCCTGCTAGGATATTTTTTGTAAGGCACACTTGAGGGGGCCAAGCAATTCCCTTCCCAAGTGAGACTATgcacccttttttttttcttttttcttttttggaatCAAAGTGAGCTGCTCTTATGTTGTAACGTTTTGTAAATGTTATTACGAGGAGCGATTCACATTTTATTGTTGGAAAAAACTTTTAAGTGgacaaaaataaatacataagaaGTGGAATTATATTCCATTGCCTGCTTTAGGTGGCCTTGCCTTTCAATGTGTAGATGCAAGATCTGACAATTTTTCACACAGTTTCTCATTTGTTATAACCACCCTGACCCTGCATAAGCATCTTAAGAACATCCCAAATCTGCTAATAATGTATTAATAGATCGTCATCTGAAAAATAGTTCGCTAttattgttttctttgttaTGGTTAATCTTCTTCCTGCATTGATTCTATACTTCTGAAGGTAGAAGATCATATcactctttttctttgtttcttttattttttttggagGGATCTTATTAATcttaaatcaagcaatccattTATGCTCAGCTGTGTTGTTGATCCTTATGCTTGCATAACATTCTCTCTTGATGAGAGTCTGCTCCTTCTCTGATGAGACTGTAGGTGCCTAACGTGTCGTTTGGACTGCATCAAGGGAGCAGCGACCTTCCAAGCAGATCAAGCTCTGTGTGTCTACAAAGCGACATAAAACTCATGAATGATATTGTTCTGAATTCTGGCTCATCTGAAAACAGTCAGTGAACATAAGATAGGTGTATAGCTATAAGCTAGAGATGCAGCTACATTCTTACAGTAGTTGGGAACT
This genomic interval carries:
- the LOC126803592 gene encoding LOW QUALITY PROTEIN: ycf20-like protein (The sequence of the model RefSeq protein was modified relative to this genomic sequence to represent the inferred CDS: substituted 1 base at 1 genomic stop codon), with amino-acid sequence MAAAITLPTYPRGVKLLSSECVGSRVVMLGLYAMSYKPTSNFGHENNSRCCFFCVPDPLLINNFKRISWSVRSSVDNNGSNPSPTNGTTGTTRXIRVIREIQSKLGARIGEIRRGLPMKILFFLVGFYCSTAYSTVIGQTGDWDILSAAFAMLIVEGIGALMYKASLPLLEKTRSLITKFNYWKAGLVMGLFLDSFKYEIDDIFGFSNPFSFVLDALSVIL